In the genome of Monodelphis domestica isolate mMonDom1 chromosome 2, mMonDom1.pri, whole genome shotgun sequence, one region contains:
- the LOC130456946 gene encoding eukaryotic translation initiation factor 1-like codes for MQADRVVDKLLMARHSDPFADASKGDDLLPAGTEDYIHIRIQQRNRRKTLTTVQGITDDYDKKKLVKAFKKKFACNGTVIEHPEYGEVIQLQGDQRKNICQFLVEIGLAKYDQLKVHGF; via the exons ATGCAAGCAGACAGAGTTGTTGACAAGCTTCTGATGGCCAGACATTcag aCCCCTTTGCTGATGCAAGTAAGGGTGATGACCTGCTTCCTGCTGGGACTGAGGATTATATCCATATAAGAATTCAACAGAGAAACAGGAGGAAGACCCTCACTACTGTCCAGGGGATCACTGATGATTACGATAAAAAGAAACTAGTGAAGGCATTCAAGAAGAAATTTGCCTGCAATGGTACTGTAATTGAGCATCCAGAATATGGAGAAGTAATTCAGCTACAGGGTGACCAGCGCAAGAACATATGCCAGTTCCTCGTCGAGATTGGACTGGCTAAGTACGACCAGCTGAAGGTTCATGGGTTTTAA